One window of Caldicoprobacter guelmensis genomic DNA carries:
- the csx20 gene encoding CRISPR-associated protein Csx20, producing MLKFISFLGTNAYHPCNYILDDEKVENCCYIQEALIRLLTNKGLKFDSVLVFTTEAAYKNNWISNAYSKSYNEQRPGLEKALEDIFRDDPRCIRRIPIPSGNNERELWKLFEILMANIEEGDEIVLDITHSFRFLPMLTFIVLCFARIVKRCEIKGIYYGAFDALGGIEKIKNIPVSERNAPVFDLTPFVVLFDWVIGVDRYLETGDASIIERLTREESARLSRRISENISQCELPIDAAYLFKEPRLLRKLAEAMVQFSSAVFTCRGQDLSIKALELKKVINEVVESKAYKHIKPLAQIMDLLKNRFNRFGQDEHVNMLETVRWCLENRMYQQGLTILEEGLISFACDMYGLNKRDKECRQRYSGYYREIQEGTAFVKLLNGFDLNTTIEFYKLLYNLSNLRNDINHAGWTPHPNKPVTFKEKLMNFLSEVEKIIKSDAPGRRMLLVFSHQLTEAQQRQAQQKFHITQFIPLSPVLLEKWSNIPPDLDKLDDYLADILNWIDDNARGGDYVLVQGDYGATMMVVAHCIKRNLKPVYATTHRLVKEEMQGDKVVTVREFEHVDFREYRLF from the coding sequence ATGCTTAAATTTATCTCTTTTTTGGGGACAAATGCATATCACCCCTGCAATTATATATTGGACGATGAAAAAGTTGAGAATTGCTGTTATATACAAGAAGCCCTTATTAGATTATTGACCAATAAAGGATTAAAATTCGACTCGGTGCTGGTTTTTACAACCGAAGCCGCATATAAAAACAACTGGATTAGCAATGCATATAGCAAAAGCTATAACGAACAAAGGCCAGGCCTTGAGAAAGCGTTAGAAGATATTTTCCGGGATGACCCCCGATGTATTAGGCGTATACCCATTCCTAGTGGTAATAATGAAAGAGAATTGTGGAAACTGTTCGAGATACTTATGGCCAACATTGAAGAAGGTGATGAAATAGTATTAGACATAACCCATTCATTTCGTTTCTTACCCATGCTAACCTTTATCGTTTTGTGCTTTGCTCGGATTGTCAAGAGATGCGAAATAAAAGGCATATATTATGGTGCATTTGATGCTCTGGGAGGTATAGAGAAAATAAAGAATATACCTGTATCTGAACGCAATGCTCCCGTATTTGATCTAACGCCGTTTGTGGTTTTATTTGATTGGGTAATAGGTGTTGATCGCTATCTTGAGACAGGCGATGCCTCAATCATCGAGCGGTTAACCCGTGAAGAGAGTGCCAGGCTTTCAAGACGCATAAGTGAGAATATATCTCAATGTGAGCTGCCTATAGATGCTGCTTATCTCTTTAAAGAACCCCGCCTTTTACGAAAGCTGGCAGAGGCAATGGTGCAGTTTAGCAGTGCGGTTTTTACATGTAGGGGCCAGGATTTATCGATTAAGGCTTTGGAACTAAAGAAAGTTATAAACGAAGTGGTGGAAAGCAAAGCTTATAAGCATATAAAACCGTTGGCGCAAATAATGGACCTGCTGAAAAATCGTTTTAACAGGTTCGGACAGGACGAGCATGTGAATATGCTAGAAACTGTAAGATGGTGTCTTGAAAATAGGATGTACCAGCAGGGATTAACCATATTGGAAGAGGGGCTTATAAGTTTTGCATGTGATATGTACGGATTGAATAAAAGGGACAAGGAGTGTAGACAACGATATAGCGGATATTATAGAGAAATCCAGGAAGGGACTGCATTTGTAAAATTGCTAAATGGATTCGATCTAAACACTACGATAGAGTTTTACAAATTGCTTTACAATTTATCCAATTTACGCAATGATATAAACCATGCAGGTTGGACGCCACATCCCAATAAGCCGGTTACTTTTAAGGAAAAGCTGATGAATTTTTTGAGTGAGGTCGAAAAAATCATCAAATCCGATGCACCTGGAAGAAGAATGCTGCTTGTGTTTTCACATCAGCTTACTGAGGCTCAACAGAGACAGGCGCAGCAGAAGTTTCATATAACCCAATTCATTCCATTAAGTCCCGTGCTGCTTGAGAAATGGAGCAATATCCCACCTGACCTTGACAAACTTGATGACTACTTAGCAGATATTCTGAATTGGATCGATGATAATGCCCGGGGAGGCGATTATGTCCTGGTTCAAGGTGACTATGGTGCTACCATGATGGTGGTAGCACACTGCATAAAGCGCAATCTAAAGCCGGTATATGCCACCACCCATAGGTTGGTCAAGGAGGAAATGCAGGGAGACAAGGTGGTGACTGTAAGAGAATTTGAACATGTAGATTTTAGGGAGTACAGGTTATTTTAA
- a CDS encoding RAMP superfamily CRISPR-associated protein: MIKSYDFVPFLKCKVYHGNGNLEGRILIRVKVLTPVHIFSGHFRVQDNGKIYREFIKTNGRPIIPGTSFKGCIRTIAESVSYSCLQTSLPHEKLPTDKRHDGQHKCIICDMFGGMGNKSKIRFSDLVAVNYKTEVRGIPRSFRPHPESNYYMENGKYKGYKFYKHGINGIQPSGPILCEFVNAGSEFEGEVIYRGLTDEQVRLLCFALGLSGDIQPKIGYGKPYFYGSIEINSQPEWADKAREYVSECDDEVRKNISALIRILNYSNALKSYEG, from the coding sequence ATGATAAAATCTTATGATTTTGTACCTTTTTTGAAGTGTAAAGTTTACCATGGAAACGGTAATCTGGAGGGGCGCATTTTAATTAGAGTAAAGGTTTTGACGCCCGTCCATATATTTTCCGGCCATTTCAGGGTCCAGGATAATGGAAAAATCTATAGAGAATTTATAAAAACAAACGGTAGACCTATAATTCCGGGGACAAGCTTTAAGGGGTGTATTAGAACCATCGCAGAGAGCGTGTCTTATAGCTGCTTGCAAACCTCTTTACCGCATGAAAAACTACCAACCGACAAACGGCATGACGGACAGCATAAATGTATAATATGCGATATGTTTGGGGGCATGGGTAATAAGAGCAAGATACGATTCAGTGACCTTGTGGCTGTGAACTACAAAACCGAGGTTAGGGGTATACCTAGGAGTTTTCGGCCTCACCCGGAGAGTAATTATTATATGGAGAATGGCAAGTATAAGGGATATAAGTTTTACAAACATGGAATAAATGGGATTCAACCATCGGGTCCCATCTTGTGTGAGTTTGTAAATGCAGGGTCAGAGTTTGAAGGAGAGGTTATATATAGAGGCTTAACCGATGAACAGGTAAGGCTTTTGTGCTTTGCCTTGGGTTTAAGCGGTGACATTCAGCCTAAGATTGGCTATGGGAAGCCCTATTTTTACGGCAGCATTGAAATAAATTCACAGCCTGAGTGGGCTGATAAGGCACGGGAATACGTTAGTGAATGCGACGATGAAGTGAGGAAAAACATAAGCGCTCTTATAAGAATATTGAACTACAGCAATGCATTGAAGTCATATGAGGGATAA
- the csx7 gene encoding type III CRISPR-associated RAMP protein Csx7 gives MKPVMLLDRFYNKYIVKGILLAETPIHIGSSGESLDPVQVDNSVIKDSNGKPYIPGSSLKGVLRSYLETLLSSGIDERFKACLIVNDPCLGNKEQLDEIKNIQESVKANHDADRIIAEEIYKRLCTVCRIFGNPYFASKLTVNDCHLKGDAHLSIRDGVGIDRDTGTAADKKKYDFEQVDAGARFEFYMSVDNLEPEHEDILKLILKVLESGQLRVGGKTSVGLGCIRLTETKVYKIEQHNLRSYLMQGLKEEMRWQYV, from the coding sequence ATGAAGCCTGTGATGCTTCTTGATAGGTTTTATAATAAATACATCGTAAAAGGCATTTTGCTGGCTGAGACGCCTATACATATAGGTTCCAGCGGTGAGAGTTTAGACCCAGTGCAGGTAGACAATTCGGTTATAAAGGATAGCAATGGGAAGCCATATATTCCAGGCAGTTCTCTCAAAGGCGTGCTGAGGAGTTACCTTGAGACGTTGCTATCAAGTGGAATAGATGAAAGGTTTAAAGCTTGTTTGATAGTCAATGACCCATGCCTAGGTAACAAAGAGCAGCTTGATGAGATAAAAAATATACAGGAGTCGGTTAAAGCCAATCATGATGCCGATCGCATAATTGCAGAAGAGATATACAAGCGGCTGTGTACTGTGTGCAGGATTTTTGGTAATCCATACTTTGCTTCCAAGCTGACAGTGAACGATTGCCACCTTAAAGGGGATGCCCACCTTAGCATACGAGATGGCGTGGGGATAGACAGGGATACAGGGACGGCTGCTGATAAGAAGAAATATGACTTTGAGCAGGTGGATGCTGGAGCTCGGTTTGAGTTTTACATGTCAGTGGATAATTTGGAGCCAGAACACGAGGATATTTTAAAGCTTATATTGAAGGTGCTGGAGAGCGGACAATTAAGGGTGGGAGGTAAAACCTCTGTAGGTTTGGGTTGCATAAGGTTAACCGAAACTAAGGTATACAAAATAGAACAGCATAACCTCAGAAGCTATCTCATGCAAGGCTTGAAGGAAGAAATGAGGTGGCAGTATGTTTAG
- the csx2 gene encoding TIGR02221 family CRISPR-associated protein: MSTQENVVLISLIGKGKVEENGYRKAGYYFKETEEVVYTSFFGAALYKVLKKLGYRINQWLVFGTRHSNWSELVSALDDNDDNREDLDGLIEWYLKVYQEEQKGISNEMLSKWEALLSGKIPGVRLLAVDPLDYEVYINTMLKEFRDEKCKVVLDITHAYRHMPVIIAFSMMVLKYIKNICGVTVYYGALDMGKFVDDLPAESVPVLRIDLINELVSIAESLATFNNSGYFVDLLSLIGIENTERTYFWLEMNRQPRSQLIHITETLQTISKGNDYKASIANYLNEQLKPLLSPTLDRRMVERAKLFFSKKQYLKALILLYEGIIIGIGRKYGFDDYLNCNSRENIREYIKKNANSLFTDPQKEIYYKLEYTRNAAVHGSQPRGTQDTVEQFSTFEQLFEEAVKLYEDIICGY; encoded by the coding sequence GTGAGTACACAAGAAAATGTTGTTTTAATTTCTTTAATCGGAAAGGGAAAAGTTGAAGAGAACGGTTATAGAAAAGCAGGCTACTATTTTAAAGAAACCGAAGAGGTTGTATATACGTCGTTTTTTGGTGCAGCACTATATAAAGTATTAAAAAAGCTTGGTTACAGAATAAATCAATGGCTGGTCTTTGGTACGAGACACTCTAACTGGTCTGAGCTTGTAAGTGCTTTAGATGATAATGACGACAATAGAGAAGATCTTGACGGTTTAATCGAATGGTATTTAAAGGTATACCAAGAAGAGCAGAAGGGGATTTCAAATGAAATGCTTAGCAAATGGGAGGCTTTGCTTTCCGGTAAAATTCCGGGGGTAAGGCTTTTGGCGGTTGATCCCCTTGATTATGAGGTATACATAAATACTATGCTAAAGGAATTTAGGGATGAGAAATGTAAAGTTGTTCTAGATATCACCCATGCTTACAGGCATATGCCAGTTATAATAGCCTTTTCTATGATGGTACTAAAGTACATAAAAAACATTTGTGGTGTAACCGTGTATTATGGAGCATTGGATATGGGGAAATTTGTGGATGATTTACCTGCTGAGTCGGTACCCGTCCTGAGGATCGATTTGATTAATGAATTGGTTTCAATAGCTGAAAGCCTTGCTACTTTTAATAATTCAGGGTATTTTGTGGATTTGTTAAGCCTTATAGGTATAGAGAATACTGAAAGAACATATTTCTGGCTTGAAATGAACAGGCAGCCACGTAGCCAGCTTATACACATAACTGAAACGCTACAAACTATTTCGAAAGGAAATGACTATAAAGCTTCTATTGCTAATTATTTGAATGAACAATTAAAGCCTTTGTTGAGTCCTACATTGGATAGAAGAATGGTGGAGAGGGCTAAGCTATTCTTTAGTAAGAAACAGTATTTGAAAGCGCTTATATTGCTGTATGAGGGCATTATAATCGGTATAGGTAGGAAATATGGTTTTGATGACTATTTAAATTGTAATTCTCGAGAGAACATTAGAGAATATATTAAGAAGAATGCCAATTCTTTATTTACAGATCCCCAAAAGGAAATTTATTATAAACTGGAATATACTCGAAATGCGGCTGTGCATGGTTCCCAACCTAGAGGTACTCAAGACACTGTAGAGCAATTTAGCACTTTTGAACAGCTCTTTGAGGAAGCGGTTAAGTTGTATGAGGATATAATTTGCGGATATTAA
- a CDS encoding aldo/keto reductase: MRYKKLGKSDLVVSVVGLGTWAIGGDFWGSVDDKLSIETIQRAIDCGINLIDTAPAYGNGHAERIVGEAIKGRRDKVIIATKCGIVREGPRFIRNLKPESVRKEIDESLRRLGVDVIDLYQIHWPDRNTPLEDTVNELVKLRQAGKFRYLGVSNFDRKLMEEITSLTEVVSLQPHYSLLERSIERDVLPFCREKGIGVLTYGSLGGGILTGKFKEKPEFEKGDNRDKFYPFFHEPLWSKAMQLVDVLRGIAEEVSKPVSHVAINWVNQQEGVTTALVGAKTPEQAEQNAGAGEWELSEEQMKRIEEAYRKIFGPDNAN, encoded by the coding sequence ATGCGATATAAAAAACTTGGGAAGAGTGACCTTGTAGTTTCGGTGGTAGGTTTAGGGACCTGGGCGATTGGGGGAGATTTCTGGGGCAGTGTGGATGATAAGCTCTCCATTGAAACCATACAGAGAGCGATAGATTGCGGTATAAATCTCATAGACACAGCTCCGGCGTATGGCAATGGCCACGCTGAACGCATTGTGGGGGAAGCCATAAAAGGAAGGCGAGATAAGGTGATTATTGCAACCAAGTGTGGAATTGTCCGTGAGGGACCACGTTTTATACGCAATTTAAAGCCCGAATCCGTAAGGAAAGAAATTGACGAGTCCCTGAGACGCTTGGGCGTTGATGTGATAGACCTGTACCAGATCCATTGGCCCGACAGAAATACACCTCTGGAAGATACAGTGAACGAGCTGGTTAAACTGAGACAGGCTGGCAAGTTTAGGTATCTCGGTGTTTCCAACTTTGACAGAAAACTTATGGAAGAGATTACGTCTTTAACAGAGGTTGTCAGCCTGCAGCCGCATTATTCCTTGTTGGAAAGAAGTATAGAAAGAGATGTGTTGCCTTTCTGTCGAGAAAAAGGGATTGGCGTATTGACGTACGGTTCACTGGGAGGAGGCATCCTAACCGGTAAATTTAAAGAAAAGCCTGAGTTCGAAAAAGGTGACAACAGGGATAAATTTTATCCGTTTTTCCACGAACCCTTATGGAGTAAAGCTATGCAGTTGGTGGATGTGCTGAGGGGAATTGCAGAAGAGGTGAGCAAGCCTGTGTCACATGTGGCCATCAACTGGGTAAATCAGCAGGAGGGTGTGACCACGGCTTTGGTGGGAGCTAAAACCCCTGAACAAGCCGAGCAAAATGCAGGAGCGGGTGAGTGGGAACTGTCTGAAGAGCAGATGAAACGGATTGAGGAGGCTTACAGAAAGATATTTGGTCCTGATAATGCTAATTAA
- a CDS encoding Cas10/Cmr2 second palm domain-containing protein, which yields MSQGLINILSPKPISFSEFKKLKEEFKGKIKDADSGIKALLEDYWDVPYYFSDDQDGGCWSSVRDAAHLYVLLNYLLYGRPGMPFDTTKFYRQFFEDSHDNIKEFIVNIAAQKPAKLERDVQVDLVLGSIYKIKKYFLENNRIKDIRGASTIIKYMNEELTRQFLSQRYIEECALYCGGGNVLMLLPGGQGSEACRQLEECFAKVSLTAKVAFEFISCTINELFNDYSQKMRALHERIEERKKTKVYPINPDSDLEEIVIDGKKIDFTCVERINSRGEVCRLCSVRDAKYIVITPEGRMAACPSCMRKNMVGKDKAIFYEEYQRVIGRSPKWDVASISDLKDSHGHVAVIYADGNNMGNVVMNIRNPLQNMYFSRKVDYTTKRCVYSAIHKVMRDHARFEAIALGGDDVFIIVPGDVSLEIVNEIIEGFDRSFNYELTMSAGICIAKHNTPLQSMFQVAQAKLKSAKALARESGVKYGTVDVEVIESNISVDLSTSRWALFPTDSLKLSKFINVIKRMKDTKGINRSQLYKFRHAARELKPYEFQLFYAYQTARLSQDYSTFVAEIFGVDPRRFSGLIENPNAHKGKPFVSPWEDIVMLWDCVGGGEDSVS from the coding sequence ATGTCTCAAGGTTTGATAAATATTTTGAGCCCTAAACCTATCTCTTTTTCGGAATTTAAAAAATTGAAGGAAGAGTTCAAAGGCAAGATAAAGGATGCGGACAGTGGCATTAAAGCTTTGCTGGAAGACTACTGGGATGTCCCTTATTATTTTAGTGATGACCAAGATGGGGGATGTTGGTCGTCTGTCAGGGATGCAGCTCACCTTTATGTGTTGCTCAATTACCTGTTGTATGGTAGGCCTGGTATGCCTTTTGATACCACCAAGTTTTACAGGCAATTTTTTGAAGACAGCCATGACAATATAAAGGAGTTTATAGTCAATATTGCTGCACAAAAGCCGGCAAAACTTGAAAGAGACGTACAAGTGGACCTGGTATTAGGATCGATTTACAAAATAAAGAAGTATTTTTTAGAGAATAACCGGATAAAGGATATTCGCGGTGCCAGCACTATAATCAAATATATGAACGAAGAATTGACGAGGCAATTTTTATCCCAACGTTATATAGAGGAATGCGCCTTATATTGCGGTGGTGGCAACGTTTTGATGCTTTTACCCGGAGGACAAGGCAGTGAGGCATGTAGGCAGCTTGAGGAATGTTTTGCCAAGGTTTCTTTAACTGCAAAGGTTGCATTTGAGTTCATATCCTGTACTATCAATGAACTTTTTAATGATTACAGTCAAAAGATGAGGGCCTTGCATGAACGCATTGAGGAAAGGAAGAAAACCAAGGTATATCCCATCAATCCTGACAGCGATTTGGAAGAAATCGTCATAGATGGTAAGAAAATAGATTTTACTTGTGTTGAGCGTATAAATTCTCGGGGTGAAGTGTGCAGACTTTGTAGCGTGAGGGATGCCAAGTACATTGTTATAACGCCGGAAGGCAGGATGGCAGCTTGTCCCTCGTGCATGAGAAAGAATATGGTTGGTAAAGACAAAGCCATATTTTATGAAGAATATCAAAGAGTTATTGGTCGTTCACCTAAATGGGATGTAGCCAGCATATCTGACTTGAAGGATAGTCATGGCCATGTAGCTGTGATTTATGCTGATGGCAACAACATGGGAAATGTGGTGATGAACATAAGAAATCCCCTTCAAAATATGTATTTTAGCCGGAAAGTGGATTATACCACCAAACGCTGCGTATATAGCGCTATACACAAAGTAATGAGGGATCATGCAAGGTTCGAGGCAATCGCTTTGGGTGGCGATGACGTGTTTATCATAGTGCCAGGCGATGTCAGCTTAGAAATTGTTAATGAGATAATAGAGGGGTTTGACCGAAGCTTTAACTATGAGCTCACTATGTCAGCAGGGATTTGCATAGCCAAACACAATACACCCTTACAAAGTATGTTTCAGGTAGCCCAAGCCAAATTAAAGAGTGCCAAAGCTTTGGCCAGGGAATCAGGGGTAAAATATGGGACAGTGGATGTAGAAGTGATAGAGAGTAATATAAGTGTGGACCTATCTACATCGCGGTGGGCCCTGTTCCCCACTGACAGCTTAAAGTTAAGCAAATTTATAAATGTGATTAAACGTATGAAGGATACCAAAGGAATAAATCGCTCGCAGCTGTATAAATTCCGGCATGCCGCCAGAGAGCTAAAGCCTTATGAGTTCCAGCTTTTCTATGCATATCAGACGGCAAGGCTATCACAGGATTATAGCACATTTGTTGCAGAGATTTTTGGCGTAGACCCCCGGCGGTTTAGCGGCCTTATTGAAAACCCAAATGCCCATAAAGGCAAACCATTTGTGTCACCCTGGGAAGATATAGTAATGCTTTGGGATTGCGTTGGAGGGGGTGAAGACAGTGTTTCTTAA
- a CDS encoding RAMP superfamily CRISPR-associated protein, protein MKVRLNFISPFVVGGIKLVSNYIESIDYIPGNVIRAALARYILNNCHYYDPDEVVTIDGIQKKNWVYFKDKPRCSDCKLQTLCQKLGDIRISFFYPKDTMVIPSTLMMCKMDPHHGFVDRLIQQPRCAKCEGGRGRVEFVSGLLKDGKKYNVVKSFVTRTAINRYTGTAKDGSLYSLLAVSATLQDQNTGYEENVFEGQILGLTPQELSIIDELRIGKYTSVGLGRCNVTVMDEKMDTPDVSKVIQSLKEFDAQYKRNNGINDDGCRYFAIKFISDAKLDFGFADVNEYMSTDQYKAVWLKALGINLDVQVEKVYAEVFNFRGYDTSKVGEDKREQPVHMVEKGSVIVFKTHLAFDKVIDYFGSLEGFGQDTDNGFGKFDYHFGGVC, encoded by the coding sequence ATGAAGGTTAGGCTAAATTTTATCTCACCTTTTGTAGTGGGTGGTATAAAACTGGTATCAAATTACATTGAAAGCATAGATTACATACCAGGAAATGTAATAAGGGCAGCCCTTGCAAGATACATACTTAACAATTGTCATTACTATGACCCTGATGAAGTGGTCACGATAGATGGTATACAAAAGAAAAACTGGGTGTATTTTAAAGACAAACCTCGGTGTAGCGATTGCAAGTTGCAAACTCTTTGCCAAAAGCTGGGCGATATAAGAATTTCATTTTTCTATCCTAAAGACACAATGGTCATTCCGTCTACTTTGATGATGTGCAAGATGGATCCGCACCATGGTTTTGTAGACAGGCTTATACAACAGCCTAGATGTGCCAAATGTGAAGGAGGTAGAGGCAGAGTAGAGTTTGTATCGGGTTTATTAAAAGATGGTAAAAAATACAACGTGGTCAAAAGCTTTGTTACCAGAACGGCTATAAACAGGTATACCGGTACTGCAAAGGATGGCTCACTTTATTCGCTGCTAGCCGTTTCAGCCACTTTGCAAGACCAAAACACGGGATATGAGGAGAACGTCTTTGAAGGTCAAATTTTGGGATTGACGCCGCAGGAGTTGAGCATCATAGATGAACTGAGGATTGGGAAATACACATCGGTAGGCTTGGGCAGATGCAATGTTACGGTAATGGATGAAAAAATGGATACCCCTGATGTAAGTAAGGTTATTCAGTCATTAAAGGAGTTTGATGCCCAATATAAAAGAAACAACGGTATAAATGATGATGGTTGCAGGTATTTTGCTATCAAGTTTATATCGGATGCTAAATTGGATTTTGGGTTTGCCGATGTAAATGAATATATGTCTACCGACCAATACAAAGCGGTGTGGTTAAAAGCACTTGGCATCAATTTGGATGTACAAGTAGAAAAAGTGTATGCAGAAGTCTTTAACTTCAGAGGGTATGATACATCAAAAGTAGGAGAGGACAAGCGTGAACAGCCCGTTCACATGGTCGAGAAGGGTAGCGTGATAGTTTTTAAGACACATCTTGCATTTGATAAAGTTATAGACTATTTCGGTTCTCTAGAGGGATTTGGACAAGATACCGATAATGGATTTGGGAAGTTTGACTACCACTTTGGGGGTGTATGTTAA
- the csx7 gene encoding type III CRISPR-associated RAMP protein Csx7 — protein sequence MFRKLYNEAIISFELKTVSPLFIRSGREDQLDPAAADNTFITMYKDGKLVPVMPGSSLKGVFRSCAEQLLPGSCDIFRAPCAQRIRQEERSASQRLQDAEFSIGKERYKLSCPACKLFGSTVLKSRIYFNDAYPVGNYRIGSRASVAIDRITGAARGGALYEFEYVEDAVFKCSISLKNFFRWHIKLLCEIFDRIDQGLVVFGGLTSKGFGQMKVQNLAMMARYYSKAVEAKDYVDKGFYKEKWIEGRETVLALLKDVSINDHNVLQGCDLEYDKIL from the coding sequence ATGTTTAGAAAGTTATACAATGAAGCTATCATATCATTTGAGCTAAAAACTGTAAGCCCCCTGTTTATCAGGTCAGGACGCGAGGACCAGCTTGACCCTGCAGCGGCCGACAATACATTTATTACCATGTACAAGGACGGGAAGCTGGTACCGGTTATGCCGGGTTCGTCTTTAAAAGGGGTTTTCAGAAGCTGTGCCGAACAACTGTTGCCAGGCAGCTGTGATATATTTAGAGCCCCCTGTGCTCAAAGAATCAGGCAAGAAGAACGCAGCGCAAGTCAACGACTGCAAGATGCGGAGTTCTCTATAGGGAAGGAACGGTATAAACTCAGCTGCCCGGCATGTAAGCTGTTTGGCTCAACCGTATTGAAGAGCCGTATATATTTTAACGATGCTTACCCCGTGGGGAATTACCGGATAGGCTCTCGTGCATCGGTAGCAATAGACCGCATAACAGGAGCAGCGAGAGGAGGGGCGCTCTACGAATTTGAATATGTAGAGGATGCTGTATTTAAATGCAGTATATCCCTTAAAAACTTCTTCAGATGGCATATCAAGCTGCTGTGTGAAATATTTGACAGAATTGACCAGGGGTTGGTGGTTTTTGGGGGGCTTACTTCCAAAGGTTTTGGACAGATGAAGGTTCAGAATTTGGCCATGATGGCGCGATACTATAGCAAGGCTGTTGAAGCAAAAGATTATGTTGATAAGGGGTTTTATAAAGAAAAGTGGATAGAAGGCCGCGAAACGGTATTGGCTTTGCTAAAAGATGTGTCCATTAATGACCATAACGTGTTACAAGGATGTGATCTTGAATATGATAAAATCTTATGA
- a CDS encoding RAMP superfamily CRISPR-associated protein yields the protein MFLKKYNVSIEVQTPFNIASGEADGYIHKRTVRFRGKPYIPGSTIKGKVRSNFYKLTLPNHVDGICDCSACNIFGGQGYKPSRVYVDDFVLNDMPNDKGKSQEKKEFVFIRVGNAIDRYKRTAKHEALFITEAVRPAVFTGTITVYFDEDTLKYKQDLELAIKMIDSVGNGRSRGYGRVKVYLEEVT from the coding sequence GTGTTTCTTAAAAAATACAACGTAAGTATAGAGGTCCAAACGCCCTTTAATATAGCATCGGGGGAGGCTGATGGCTATATACATAAAAGAACAGTGCGGTTTAGGGGAAAGCCTTACATCCCTGGGAGCACCATAAAGGGCAAAGTGCGCAGCAATTTTTACAAGTTAACTCTACCTAACCATGTTGATGGCATATGTGACTGTTCTGCATGCAATATATTCGGTGGACAAGGATACAAGCCTTCTCGTGTTTATGTTGATGATTTTGTGCTTAATGATATGCCAAATGATAAAGGCAAATCTCAAGAGAAGAAGGAATTCGTTTTTATAAGGGTAGGTAATGCTATTGATAGATATAAAAGGACGGCCAAACATGAAGCGTTGTTTATTACAGAAGCGGTAAGGCCTGCTGTTTTTACCGGCACTATAACGGTATACTTTGATGAGGATACTTTGAAGTATAAGCAAGATTTAGAGTTGGCTATAAAAATGATAGACAGCGTGGGCAATGGTAGAAGCAGGGGCTACGGTAGGGTTAAGGTTTATCTGGAGGAGGTGACTTGA